In a single window of the Mesotoga infera genome:
- the cas7i gene encoding type I-B CRISPR-associated protein Cas7/Cst2/DevR, which produces MEKYNRGLTLTVVVEGQSLNFGEGFGNVATLKKLKRANGNEYDFSSRQSLRYSIVKMGNESFGWRLSSFNSESKVVQFAEEESIAASPEIDLFGYMKTKSKGSDDKTATRVAPVRLTPAIALEPFNYEVEFQTNKWLADRAGKQPNIANAENHRSLYRYTVTVDLDRVGTEAWNLSLPEEERKVEVSTEERSKRVCELLEIIKYLYRDIRGRREDLKPVFIAGGVYKIKNPFFMNAISITWDGDKPVIDLDPIKEISESIDDGETFIGARKGYWGNDFDESVLSPEQAIEGMKNLVESVYSGQ; this is translated from the coding sequence ATGGAAAAGTACAACAGGGGCTTGACATTAACCGTTGTAGTGGAAGGACAATCATTGAACTTCGGTGAGGGTTTCGGAAATGTGGCCACTCTCAAGAAGCTTAAGCGTGCAAATGGAAATGAGTACGATTTCTCCTCCAGACAGTCTCTCAGATACAGCATAGTCAAGATGGGCAACGAGAGCTTTGGCTGGAGACTTTCTTCATTTAATAGTGAAAGCAAAGTAGTTCAATTTGCTGAAGAAGAGAGCATAGCCGCCTCTCCCGAGATCGATCTGTTCGGTTATATGAAGACAAAAAGCAAAGGTAGTGACGATAAAACGGCAACCAGAGTTGCCCCTGTAAGACTAACTCCCGCAATCGCCCTTGAACCATTCAACTATGAAGTAGAGTTCCAGACGAACAAATGGCTAGCCGACAGAGCTGGAAAACAACCTAACATTGCGAACGCCGAGAATCACAGATCTCTCTACAGGTACACCGTTACGGTCGATCTCGACAGAGTGGGTACCGAAGCATGGAATCTATCGCTGCCTGAAGAGGAAAGAAAGGTAGAGGTTTCTACTGAAGAGAGAAGCAAGAGAGTTTGTGAACTACTGGAGATAATCAAGTATCTCTACAGAGATATCCGCGGTAGAAGAGAAGATCTGAAACCAGTCTTCATTGCAGGAGGAGTCTATAAGATAAAGAATCCGTTTTTCATGAACGCCATTTCGATTACCTGGGACGGAGACAAACCAGTAATAGATCTTGACCCAATAAAGGAAATATCCGAATCTATAGATGATGGTGAAACATTTATCGGCGCACGAAAAGGCTACTGGGGAAACGATTTCGACGAAAGTGTCCTGTCGCCCGAACAGGCGATAGAGGGAATGAAGAATCTGGTCGAGTCTGTATACAGCGGGCAGTGA